The Argopecten irradians isolate NY chromosome 4, Ai_NY, whole genome shotgun sequence genome has a window encoding:
- the LOC138321372 gene encoding negative elongation factor E-like: protein MVYINFPARLTDEEERLRQKYALLRKKKKILQALKTAKPEREPPAQQPAKRPAPESAEDAKEQAKKLLKSGAIKIASDSQDKHSFKRSKYLEKKLKDPEKTPSAVGFQPFQATHPEEEEREQRPRQKMRGLYDNFISGGFDKKERESRGKEPPPRGNTIYVHGHGVTEEILRKAFSNLGNVINVNMEKDKNVGFVTFEKMESADSAISEVNNAMIDGVQLRVSMARRQPTFEQTTDPSTTSWSSIAASSSQKGSHKDKRAMVTYSEDDIF from the exons aaaaaaatattgcaagCACTGAAAACAGCCAAACCAGAAAGAGAACCACCTGCACAGCAACCTGCAAAAAGAC CTGCTCCTGAATCAGCTGAAGATGCAAAAGAACAGGCAAAGAAATTGTTAAAATCAGGA GCAATCAAGATTGCTTCTGATAGCCAGGACAAACACAGTTTTAAACGCTCAAAGTATTTGGAGAAGAAACTCAAG GATCCAGAGAAGACTCCATCTGCCGTAGGTTTCCAGCCATTCCAGGCAACTCACCCAGAGGAAGAAGAGCGAGAG CAACGTCCCAGACAAAAAATGCGAGGACTTTATGACAATTTTATCAGTGGAG GTTTTGATAAGAAGGAACGTGAGAGTCGAGGAAAGGAGCCTCCGCCCCGTGGAAATACCATCTATGTACATGGGCATGGTGTAACAGAAGAAATACTAAGGAAGGCCTTCTCCAATCTTGGAAATGTTATCAATGTCAACATGGAAAAAGACAAAAA TGTCGGctttgtgacatttgagaaaATGGAATCTGCAGATTCTGCAATATCAGAA GTAAATAATGCCATGATAGATGGAGTACAACTGCGTGTTTCCATGGCGAGGAGACAACCCACATTTGAACAGACTACAGACCCATCTACAACATCCTGGTCTTCTATAG CTGCAAGTTCATCACAGAAAGGATCACACAAAGATAAACGAGCGATGGTCACCTACAGTGAGGACGACATCTTCTGA